In Sebastes fasciatus isolate fSebFas1 chromosome 15, fSebFas1.pri, whole genome shotgun sequence, a genomic segment contains:
- the marcksl1a gene encoding MARCKS-related protein 1-A, giving the protein MGAQLSKGGVAVEGKAAAAADPAAAKANGQENGHVKTNGDVSAKPDGEVAAADGNGTAEPAKEGENGTGDAIEPAPAAEGDAAKAEGEAAKEGKKKKKFSLKNSFKFKGISLKKNKKGSEEGKEEVASPTAEDKPEENGHAAKETKEETPAAEAKEDEAAAAAPAAEAAPEGETKAAEEAPPTEAAPAEEAAAAAPAEDTTPAASEGEAKAE; this is encoded by the exons atgggagcCCAGTTGTCCAAGGGTGGAGTAGCTGTGGAGGGGAAAGCCGCTGCTGCAGCTGATCCTGCTGCTGCTAAAGCCAACGGCCAG GAGAACGGTCACGTCAAAACCAATGGGGACGTGTCAGCCAAGCCCGACGGGGAAGTGGCCGCCGCCGATGGAAATGGAACAGCCGAGCCAGCTAAAGAGGGTGAAAACGGCACGGGGGATGCCATCGAGCCGGCTCCAGCGGCCGAGGGCGACGCGGCCAAAGCGGAAGGCGAGGCCGCCAAGGAGggcaagaaaaagaagaagttctCTCTGAAGAACTCCTTCAAGTTCAAGGGCATCTCGCTGAAAAAGAACAAGAAGGGCAGCGAGGAGGGCAAGGAGGAGGTCGCCTCCCCCACGGCAGAGGACAAGCCCGAGGAGAACGGCCACGCGGCCAAGGAAACCAAAGAGGAGACGCCGGCCGCCGAGGCCAAAGAGGACgaggccgccgccgccgctccaGCTGCTGAGGCCGCACCCGAGGGAGAGACCAAGGCGGCGGAGGAGGCCCCACCCACAGAGGCTGCCCCGGCCGAGGAGGCCGCCGCCGCTGCCCCCGCCGAGGACACGACACCTGCAGCCTCTGAGGGCGAGGCCAAGGCAGAGTGA
- the LOC141783417 gene encoding gap junction beta-4 protein-like yields MNWSGLEGLLSGVNKYSTAFGRIWLSMVFVFRVLVFVVAAQRVWGDENKDFVCNTKQPGCTNICYDFIFPISHIRLWALQLIFVTCPSLMVMAHVKYREGKDAKYVELHHGSHLYANPGKKRGGLWWTYLLSLVFKAGFDIAFLYILYRIYHGYDLPKLSKCSLPPCPNTVDCFISRPTEKKIFMIFMVVSSALCILMCIVEMTYLVGKRISKLLRVRQDNERLLFAEQHELTNMAPPRSQYRRTDPTLTESKMSLYKREKIRDGGVTTTL; encoded by the exons ATGAACTGGTCGGGGCTGGAGGGTCTGTTGAGCGGAGTCAATAAATACTCCACTGCGTTCGGGCGGATTTGGCTGTCCATGGTGTTTGTGTTCCGCGTCCTGGTGTTTGTGGTGGCGGCGCAGAGGGTTTGGGGCGACGAGAACAAAGACTTTGTGTGTAATACTAAACAG CCCGGCTGTACCAACATCTGCTATGACTTCATCTTCCCCATCTCCCACATCCGTCTGTGGGCGCTGCAGCTGATTTTCGTCACCTGCCCGTCTCTGATGGTGATGGCTCATGTTAAATACCGTGAAGGAAAGGACGCGAAATACGTGGAGCTGCACCACGGCTCTCACCTGTACGCCAACCCTGGCAAGAAGAGAGGAGGCCTGTGGTGGACCTATCTGCTGAGTTTGGTCTTCAAAGCTGGATTCGACATAGCGTTTCTTTACATTCTGTATCGGATATACCATGGATACGACTTGCCCAA GTTATCCAAGTGTTCACTGCCACCGTGCCCCAACACCGTGGACTGCTTCATTAGTCGCCCAACCGAGAAAAAGATCTTCATGATCTTCATGGTCGTTTCCAGCGCGCTGTGCATCTTAATGTGCATCGTCGAGATGACTTATCTCGTCGGCAAGCGCATCTCCAAATTGTTAAGGGTCCGCCAAGACAACGAGAGGCTCCTATTTGCTGAGCAGCATGAGCTCACCAACATGGCCCCACCCAGGTCCCAGTATCGCAGGACTGATCCAACGCTGACAGAGAGCAAGATGAGTTTATACAAAAGGGAGAAGATCAGAGACGGTGGTGTAACTACGACTCTGTAG
- the LOC141783076 gene encoding protein tyrosine phosphatase type IVA 2-like: protein MNRPAPVEISYDCLRFLITHNPTNAQLGRFIEDLKAYGVNTLVRVCAATYDKTPVEQEGIQVLDWPFDDGSAPPEQVVDDWLNLLQTKFREEPGSCVAVHCVAGLGRAPVLVALALIESGMEYEDAVHFIRLKRRGAFNSKQLLYLEGYKPKLCLRSKDANGQSCSIQ, encoded by the exons ATGAATCGACCGGCTCCAGTGGAGATCTCTTATGACTGCCTGAGATTCCTCATTACGCACAACCCCACTAATGCACAACTGGGAAGGTTTATAGAG GATCTGAAGGCGTATGGAGTAAACACTCTGGTGAGAGTGTGTGCTGCTACATATGACAAGACACCAGTGGAACAAGAAGGTATACAAGTCCTG GATTGGCCATTTGACGATGGTTCCGCCCCCCCAGAACAGGTGGTTGATGATTGGCTGAACCTGCTGCAGACAAAGTTTAGAGAGGAGCCTGGCAGCTGTGTGGCTGTGCACTGTGTTGCTGGACTAGGACG AGCTCCTGTGTTGGTGGCCCTGGCTCTAATTGAGAGTGGGATGGAATATGAAGATGCTGTGCACTTCATAAGACT GAAGCGTCGGGGAGCGTTCAACTCCAAGCAGCTGCTGTACCTGGAAGGCTACAAGCCTAAACTGTGTCTGCGCTCCAAAGATGCCAACGGACAGAGCTGCTCCATACAGTAG